Proteins from one Anastrepha obliqua isolate idAnaObli1 chromosome 2, idAnaObli1_1.0, whole genome shotgun sequence genomic window:
- the LOC129237750 gene encoding thyroid receptor-interacting protein 11 isoform X1: protein MSWLNSSLNTLKGQLTTLAQEVLAETAGPADEEYRGPEIETRTAAELLADTQTENKQLDKLCNEKDNEIALLRKQINEMQTKILDSGGGSASTSKSPTKDDTNAATPLEDSWCWEPENVKSDNDHSSQSSSSGTGNEMVNITLEEVPLGSSARTSSKKRVPRASNEHNVALEKRNQQLEEENKQLNLALEELDNQHNLAMQNVLELKTDLQQKLTAVTNSYEALKKEHADKFINSELATATMQKQLESLAKQQEVFESEKQVLQTLVTNYEAEIKKSTEDMADLQALLDKKTQDNVELIEKVKAAGHLTDKAEAEMAQLQLRVEQLMKELEDAKQIKEKKTSESSTSSTGKQSEDEFIVVREGDANSSGPATPPTKEELKDKIVQLENRVSELTLENGSFALKLQDCEMEKELALTVLRENMQELQTRCEETDGALQAAKEQLEEQQEKLEALKEKAAEAVIAQQQLKALTEEKVKIETEITNMKESLQNALELEKRLLLSESEKESLQIELQGLRATQERVTELESKVQNLMVENQQLHLTADVEAESDNYSAELAERLKSLNDENESLRAEVLSMAQAKFREAIAEEKQEVTDLDADDDEPLTVDKIRELLSSHIKSKLTNEMEEACRAVQERVTRTVNAMERNISRMSEEILDLQDNKMVWDHEKKTLEADISQYILQCDELMKNNEILLNELENYKRNKLETIHEHNEESLMQLEAQLEESSKLNQSLEQEYDELNKSKDELELEKQALTEELRAIQLRFSELQTAENDLKLQVEALELEKGNLLFELNEQKSINCKQTDDDVALKSAEEKHQNLEGQLVRLSKDHADLVAAMQTQKSALQDAIKKREEAEKKLSEQEMLVMRMRQDAKQLEEERDRSGDVQKQLDELATLNQQLNQEVLAKDIVVESHKKKILETSDYLAKILEQFKESEQIIAEKESALNEMRSLLAEKEKENDELQEKLQQQTVNVEHLSQLKQEKEALIAEFEELKRKYEAHSVELKTLQESAVTSTSTDASAITRIAQLEAELLATADLQKTVETLNYEKSEMIKALQQKHAENMQYYTEIQRLQPLVQQLQVQQQEKPCDRCPTLDSTLSELRKELEKQQDQIKFLKEKSDILTTNLLTEQTNQRLIQQEKAEVEEQNAAIRKDLERLREHLLEVEDMHTQETVEMQRELEETKAKMIALQDDVAKSSNAYTSASIRANQHAETLQAQYALVLQQRDELVNKLSLAEDRESKNQAALCNLQCALEQFQNDKQNDIKAATHSIRKELQQEQAKQTQLQAEIGALQQQLAEAKQGLCAAARLSDQLEACQRTIAMLREEVESLKQENALLSAKLNASESSQSDKIEKSLIKSLLIGYVVSSNPNDKSQVLRMISSVLDFTQSESDKVGLNKQQSSWLGAILGGSPAAQGVHSKDNLVQAFVQFLEQESQPNSDASNMPNLLNITQQNIPPTGTPNQPARRISTSSNSSSTATAVNASAPIPIQPMMLNEFAPTRNSSSILKDILSDS, encoded by the exons CCTACAAAGGATGACACAAATGCAGCCACTCCGTTGGAAGACAGCTGGTGCTGGGAACCAGAAAATGTCAAATCTGACAATGATCACTCCTCGCAATCATCGAGTAGCGGCACTGGCAACGAAATGGTCAACATTACTCTGGAGGAGGTGCCACTGGGCAGCAGCGCACGCACTTCATCCAAAAAACGAGTACCACGTGCTTCCAATGAGCATAACGTGGCACTCGAAAAGCGGAATCAGCAATTGGAGGAGGAGAATAAGCAGTTGAATTTGGCGCTCGAAGAGTTGGACAATCAACACAATCTGGCTATGCAGAATGTGCTTGAACTCAAAACCGATCTACAGCAGAAACTCACAGCTGTTACCAACAGTTATGAGGCCTTGAAGAAGGAGCACGCCGACAAATTCATAAACAGTGAATTGGCAACGGCCACAATGCAGAAGCAATTAGAGAGTCTAGCGAAACAACAAGAAGTGTTTGAATCAGAGAAACAGGTGCTGCAAACTCTGGTTACTAATTATGAAGCTGAGATCAAGAAGTCCACTGAGGATATGGCCGATTTGCAAGCATTGCTCGATAAAAAGACGCAAGATAATGTGGAACTTATTGAAAAGGTGAAGGCTGCCGGGCATTTGACAGACAAAGCTGAGGCAGAAATGGCTCAACTTCAACTGCGTGTGGAACAATTAATGAAGGAACTGGAAGATGCAAAACAAATCAAGGAGAAAAAGACATCAGAGTCGTCGACCAGTTCAACTGGCAAGCAAAGCGAAGACGAGTTCATTGTGGTGCGTGAAGGTGACGCCAATTCTTCGGGCCCCGCCACGCCGCCGACAAAGGAAGAGCTAAAGGACAAAATTGTGCAATTGGAAAATCGAGTCTCGGAATTGACATTGGAAAATGGCAGCTTTGCATTGAAATTGCAAGACTGTGAAATGGAAAAGGAACTGGCGTTGACGGTGCTGCGTGAAAATATGCAGGAACTACAGACCCGTTGTGAGGAAACCGATGGCGCTTTGCAAGCTGCGAAAGAACAATTAGaagaacaacaagaaaaactggaagctttgaaagaaaaggcgGCCGAAGCTGTCATCGCACAGCAACAGCTAAAGGCGCTGACTGAAGAGAAAGTAAAGATCGAGACGGAGATTACCAACATGAAGGAGAGTTTGCAGAATGCTTTAGAGCTTGAGAAGCGATTGTTGTTGTCTGAGAGTGAGAAAGAAAGTCTGCAGATTGAGTTACAGGgtctacgtgccacacaagagCGCGTCACCGAGCTGGAGAGCAAAGTGCAAAACTTGATGGTTGAGAATCAACAGTTGCACCTAACTGCAGATGTTGAAGCAGAATCTGATAACTACAGCGCTGAGTTAGCGGAACGTCTTAAGTCGCTGAATGACGAAAACGAAAGTCTACGTGCTGAAGTACTTTCGATGGCGCAAGCGAAATTCCGAGAAGCCATTGCTGAGGAAAAGCAAGAGGTCACCGATTTggatgctgatgatgatgagCCATTAACGGTGGACAAAATAAGAGAGTTACTCAGCTCACACATAAAATCCAAGCTGACGAACGAAATGGAAGAGGCTTGTCGAGCAGTGCAGGAGCGCGTCACCAGAACTGTCAATGCAATGGAACGGAATATATCTCGTATGTCTGAGGAAATACTCGATTTACAAGACAATAAAATGGTTTGGGATCATGAGAAAAAGACGCTTGAGGCCGACATCTCCCAGTACATTCTACAGTGCGacgaattaatgaaaaataacgaGATATTACTGAACGAGCTGGAGAACTACAAACGCAACAAACTTGAAACGATTCACGAACACAACGAAGAAAGTCTTATGCAGCTGGAAGCACAGCTGGAGGAGTCTAGTAAGTTGAACCAGTCTTTGGAGCAAGAATAtgatgaattaaataaaagcaagGATGAACTCGAACTAGAGAAACAAGCGCTGACCGAAGAGTTACGCGCCATCCAACTGCGTTTCAGTGAGCTGCAAACAGCCGAAAACGATCTCAAGTTGCAGGTCGAGGCATTAGAGTTAGAAAAAGGAAATTTGCTGTTTGAGCTAAATGAGCAAAAGTCCATCAATTGTAAGCAAACAGACGATGATGTAGCGCTAAAGAGCGCTGAAGAAAAGCATCAAAACTTAGAAGGTCAATTGGTGCGATTGAGCAAAGATCACGCAGATTTGGTAGCAGCCATGCAGACGCAAAAATCAGCACTGCAGGATGCCATTAAGAAACGAGAGGAAGCAGAGAAAAAGTTATCGGAGCAAGAGATGCTTGTGATGCGCATGCGGCAAGATGCAAAGCAGCTGGAAGAGGAACGCGATCGGAGCGGTGACGTTCAAAAGCAACTCGATGAACTGGCCACACTTAATCAGCAGTTGAATCAGGAAGTATTGGCCAAAGATATAGTAGTGGAGagccataagaaaaaaatactagaaACGAGTGATTATTTAGCTAAAATACTCGAGCAGTTTAAAGAGTCCGAGCAAATAATAGCAGAGAAGGAAAGCGCATTGAATGAGATGCGTAGCCTGCtagcagagaaagagaaagaaaatgaTGAGTTGCAAGaaaagctacaacaacaaacagttAATGTCGAACACTTGTCGCAGCTGAAACAGGAGAAAGAAGCACTCATAGCCGAATTTGAAGAGTTAAAGCGGAAATACGAAGCGCACAGCGTCGAGCTAAAGACATTGCAAGAATCGGCGGTAACATCTACCAGTACCGATGCGTCAGCAATTACACGAATTGCACAGCTTGAAGCAGAACTCTTGGCTACAGCTGATTTGCAAAAAACTGTCGAAACATTGAACTACGAGAAGAGCGAAATGATTAAGGCGCTGCAACAGAAACATGCGGAAAACATGCAATACTACACAGAAATTCAACGTCTGCAGCCACTTGTACAACAACTGCAAGttcaacaacaagaaaaaccaTGCGATAGATGCCCAACGCTAGACAGCACGCTAAGCGAGTTACGTAAGGAGCTGGAGAAGCAGCAAGACCAAATAAAATTCCTCAAAGAAAAGTCCGATATACTCACGACGAACTTACTGACGGAGCAGACAAACCAGCGGCTGATACAGCAGGAGAAGGCGGAAGTGGAAGAGCAAAATGCGGCTATACGTAAGGATTTAGAGCGACTGCGAGAACATTTGCTAGAAGTTGAAGATATGCATACGCAGGAGACGGTGGAAATGCAGCGAGAGTTGGAGGAGACCAAAGCAAAAATGATAGCACTGCAGGATGATGTGGCGAAATCAAGCAACGCCTACACATCGGCGAG TATACGCGCCAATCAACATGCCGAGACGTTGCAGGCTCAGTATGCGCTCGTGCTGCAGCAACGCGACGAGTTAGTTAACAAGCTGAGCTTGGCCGAGGATCGAGAATCGAAGAATCAGGCGGCGTTGTGTAATTTACAGTGTGCGCTCGAGCAGTTCCAAAATG acaaacaaaacgaCATCAAAGCCGCCACGCATAGCATACGCAAGGAGCTGCAACAGGAGCAGGCGAAGCAAACGCAGTTGCAAGCGGAGATTGGCGCATTGCAGCAGCAGCTGGCTGAGGCGAAGCAGGGTTTGTGTGCAGCAGCACGTCTCTCCGATCAGTTGGAGGCGTGCCAGCGTACGATAGCCATGTTGCGTGAAGAAG TCGAATCGTTGAAGCAGGAAAATGCGCTACTCTCCGCCAAACTGAATGCCAGCGAATCTAGTCAGTCGGACAAAATTGAGAAGAGCCTCATCAAGAGTCTGTTGATCGGCTATGTGGTGAGCAGCAATCCGAATGATAAGAGCCAAGTGCTGCGCATGATTTCTTCCGTGTTGGATTTCACACAAAGCGAGTCGGACAAGGTTGGCCTCAACAAGCAACAGTCAAGCTGGCTTGGCGCCATATTGGGTGGCAGTCCGGCTGCGCAAG GTGTGCACTCCAAAGACAATTTAGTGCAGGCTTTCGTGCAATTTCTCGAACAGGAATCCCAGCCCAATTCGGATGCCAGTAATATGCCCAACTTGCTAAATATCACACAGCAGAATATTCCGCCAACGGGCACACCCAACCAGCCGGCGCGTCGCATATCCACGTCCAGCAATAGCAGCTCGACAGCGACGGCTGTGAATGCTTCAGCGCCCATACCCATTCAGCCAATGATGTTGAATGAGTTTGCACCGACGCGCAATTCCAGCTCAATACTGAAGGATATTCTAAGCGATTCTTGA
- the LOC129237750 gene encoding thyroid receptor-interacting protein 11 isoform X2, translating into MVNITLEEVPLGSSARTSSKKRVPRASNEHNVALEKRNQQLEEENKQLNLALEELDNQHNLAMQNVLELKTDLQQKLTAVTNSYEALKKEHADKFINSELATATMQKQLESLAKQQEVFESEKQVLQTLVTNYEAEIKKSTEDMADLQALLDKKTQDNVELIEKVKAAGHLTDKAEAEMAQLQLRVEQLMKELEDAKQIKEKKTSESSTSSTGKQSEDEFIVVREGDANSSGPATPPTKEELKDKIVQLENRVSELTLENGSFALKLQDCEMEKELALTVLRENMQELQTRCEETDGALQAAKEQLEEQQEKLEALKEKAAEAVIAQQQLKALTEEKVKIETEITNMKESLQNALELEKRLLLSESEKESLQIELQGLRATQERVTELESKVQNLMVENQQLHLTADVEAESDNYSAELAERLKSLNDENESLRAEVLSMAQAKFREAIAEEKQEVTDLDADDDEPLTVDKIRELLSSHIKSKLTNEMEEACRAVQERVTRTVNAMERNISRMSEEILDLQDNKMVWDHEKKTLEADISQYILQCDELMKNNEILLNELENYKRNKLETIHEHNEESLMQLEAQLEESSKLNQSLEQEYDELNKSKDELELEKQALTEELRAIQLRFSELQTAENDLKLQVEALELEKGNLLFELNEQKSINCKQTDDDVALKSAEEKHQNLEGQLVRLSKDHADLVAAMQTQKSALQDAIKKREEAEKKLSEQEMLVMRMRQDAKQLEEERDRSGDVQKQLDELATLNQQLNQEVLAKDIVVESHKKKILETSDYLAKILEQFKESEQIIAEKESALNEMRSLLAEKEKENDELQEKLQQQTVNVEHLSQLKQEKEALIAEFEELKRKYEAHSVELKTLQESAVTSTSTDASAITRIAQLEAELLATADLQKTVETLNYEKSEMIKALQQKHAENMQYYTEIQRLQPLVQQLQVQQQEKPCDRCPTLDSTLSELRKELEKQQDQIKFLKEKSDILTTNLLTEQTNQRLIQQEKAEVEEQNAAIRKDLERLREHLLEVEDMHTQETVEMQRELEETKAKMIALQDDVAKSSNAYTSASIRANQHAETLQAQYALVLQQRDELVNKLSLAEDRESKNQAALCNLQCALEQFQNDKQNDIKAATHSIRKELQQEQAKQTQLQAEIGALQQQLAEAKQGLCAAARLSDQLEACQRTIAMLREEVESLKQENALLSAKLNASESSQSDKIEKSLIKSLLIGYVVSSNPNDKSQVLRMISSVLDFTQSESDKVGLNKQQSSWLGAILGGSPAAQGVHSKDNLVQAFVQFLEQESQPNSDASNMPNLLNITQQNIPPTGTPNQPARRISTSSNSSSTATAVNASAPIPIQPMMLNEFAPTRNSSSILKDILSDS; encoded by the exons ATGGTCAACATTACTCTGGAGGAGGTGCCACTGGGCAGCAGCGCACGCACTTCATCCAAAAAACGAGTACCACGTGCTTCCAATGAGCATAACGTGGCACTCGAAAAGCGGAATCAGCAATTGGAGGAGGAGAATAAGCAGTTGAATTTGGCGCTCGAAGAGTTGGACAATCAACACAATCTGGCTATGCAGAATGTGCTTGAACTCAAAACCGATCTACAGCAGAAACTCACAGCTGTTACCAACAGTTATGAGGCCTTGAAGAAGGAGCACGCCGACAAATTCATAAACAGTGAATTGGCAACGGCCACAATGCAGAAGCAATTAGAGAGTCTAGCGAAACAACAAGAAGTGTTTGAATCAGAGAAACAGGTGCTGCAAACTCTGGTTACTAATTATGAAGCTGAGATCAAGAAGTCCACTGAGGATATGGCCGATTTGCAAGCATTGCTCGATAAAAAGACGCAAGATAATGTGGAACTTATTGAAAAGGTGAAGGCTGCCGGGCATTTGACAGACAAAGCTGAGGCAGAAATGGCTCAACTTCAACTGCGTGTGGAACAATTAATGAAGGAACTGGAAGATGCAAAACAAATCAAGGAGAAAAAGACATCAGAGTCGTCGACCAGTTCAACTGGCAAGCAAAGCGAAGACGAGTTCATTGTGGTGCGTGAAGGTGACGCCAATTCTTCGGGCCCCGCCACGCCGCCGACAAAGGAAGAGCTAAAGGACAAAATTGTGCAATTGGAAAATCGAGTCTCGGAATTGACATTGGAAAATGGCAGCTTTGCATTGAAATTGCAAGACTGTGAAATGGAAAAGGAACTGGCGTTGACGGTGCTGCGTGAAAATATGCAGGAACTACAGACCCGTTGTGAGGAAACCGATGGCGCTTTGCAAGCTGCGAAAGAACAATTAGaagaacaacaagaaaaactggaagctttgaaagaaaaggcgGCCGAAGCTGTCATCGCACAGCAACAGCTAAAGGCGCTGACTGAAGAGAAAGTAAAGATCGAGACGGAGATTACCAACATGAAGGAGAGTTTGCAGAATGCTTTAGAGCTTGAGAAGCGATTGTTGTTGTCTGAGAGTGAGAAAGAAAGTCTGCAGATTGAGTTACAGGgtctacgtgccacacaagagCGCGTCACCGAGCTGGAGAGCAAAGTGCAAAACTTGATGGTTGAGAATCAACAGTTGCACCTAACTGCAGATGTTGAAGCAGAATCTGATAACTACAGCGCTGAGTTAGCGGAACGTCTTAAGTCGCTGAATGACGAAAACGAAAGTCTACGTGCTGAAGTACTTTCGATGGCGCAAGCGAAATTCCGAGAAGCCATTGCTGAGGAAAAGCAAGAGGTCACCGATTTggatgctgatgatgatgagCCATTAACGGTGGACAAAATAAGAGAGTTACTCAGCTCACACATAAAATCCAAGCTGACGAACGAAATGGAAGAGGCTTGTCGAGCAGTGCAGGAGCGCGTCACCAGAACTGTCAATGCAATGGAACGGAATATATCTCGTATGTCTGAGGAAATACTCGATTTACAAGACAATAAAATGGTTTGGGATCATGAGAAAAAGACGCTTGAGGCCGACATCTCCCAGTACATTCTACAGTGCGacgaattaatgaaaaataacgaGATATTACTGAACGAGCTGGAGAACTACAAACGCAACAAACTTGAAACGATTCACGAACACAACGAAGAAAGTCTTATGCAGCTGGAAGCACAGCTGGAGGAGTCTAGTAAGTTGAACCAGTCTTTGGAGCAAGAATAtgatgaattaaataaaagcaagGATGAACTCGAACTAGAGAAACAAGCGCTGACCGAAGAGTTACGCGCCATCCAACTGCGTTTCAGTGAGCTGCAAACAGCCGAAAACGATCTCAAGTTGCAGGTCGAGGCATTAGAGTTAGAAAAAGGAAATTTGCTGTTTGAGCTAAATGAGCAAAAGTCCATCAATTGTAAGCAAACAGACGATGATGTAGCGCTAAAGAGCGCTGAAGAAAAGCATCAAAACTTAGAAGGTCAATTGGTGCGATTGAGCAAAGATCACGCAGATTTGGTAGCAGCCATGCAGACGCAAAAATCAGCACTGCAGGATGCCATTAAGAAACGAGAGGAAGCAGAGAAAAAGTTATCGGAGCAAGAGATGCTTGTGATGCGCATGCGGCAAGATGCAAAGCAGCTGGAAGAGGAACGCGATCGGAGCGGTGACGTTCAAAAGCAACTCGATGAACTGGCCACACTTAATCAGCAGTTGAATCAGGAAGTATTGGCCAAAGATATAGTAGTGGAGagccataagaaaaaaatactagaaACGAGTGATTATTTAGCTAAAATACTCGAGCAGTTTAAAGAGTCCGAGCAAATAATAGCAGAGAAGGAAAGCGCATTGAATGAGATGCGTAGCCTGCtagcagagaaagagaaagaaaatgaTGAGTTGCAAGaaaagctacaacaacaaacagttAATGTCGAACACTTGTCGCAGCTGAAACAGGAGAAAGAAGCACTCATAGCCGAATTTGAAGAGTTAAAGCGGAAATACGAAGCGCACAGCGTCGAGCTAAAGACATTGCAAGAATCGGCGGTAACATCTACCAGTACCGATGCGTCAGCAATTACACGAATTGCACAGCTTGAAGCAGAACTCTTGGCTACAGCTGATTTGCAAAAAACTGTCGAAACATTGAACTACGAGAAGAGCGAAATGATTAAGGCGCTGCAACAGAAACATGCGGAAAACATGCAATACTACACAGAAATTCAACGTCTGCAGCCACTTGTACAACAACTGCAAGttcaacaacaagaaaaaccaTGCGATAGATGCCCAACGCTAGACAGCACGCTAAGCGAGTTACGTAAGGAGCTGGAGAAGCAGCAAGACCAAATAAAATTCCTCAAAGAAAAGTCCGATATACTCACGACGAACTTACTGACGGAGCAGACAAACCAGCGGCTGATACAGCAGGAGAAGGCGGAAGTGGAAGAGCAAAATGCGGCTATACGTAAGGATTTAGAGCGACTGCGAGAACATTTGCTAGAAGTTGAAGATATGCATACGCAGGAGACGGTGGAAATGCAGCGAGAGTTGGAGGAGACCAAAGCAAAAATGATAGCACTGCAGGATGATGTGGCGAAATCAAGCAACGCCTACACATCGGCGAG TATACGCGCCAATCAACATGCCGAGACGTTGCAGGCTCAGTATGCGCTCGTGCTGCAGCAACGCGACGAGTTAGTTAACAAGCTGAGCTTGGCCGAGGATCGAGAATCGAAGAATCAGGCGGCGTTGTGTAATTTACAGTGTGCGCTCGAGCAGTTCCAAAATG acaaacaaaacgaCATCAAAGCCGCCACGCATAGCATACGCAAGGAGCTGCAACAGGAGCAGGCGAAGCAAACGCAGTTGCAAGCGGAGATTGGCGCATTGCAGCAGCAGCTGGCTGAGGCGAAGCAGGGTTTGTGTGCAGCAGCACGTCTCTCCGATCAGTTGGAGGCGTGCCAGCGTACGATAGCCATGTTGCGTGAAGAAG TCGAATCGTTGAAGCAGGAAAATGCGCTACTCTCCGCCAAACTGAATGCCAGCGAATCTAGTCAGTCGGACAAAATTGAGAAGAGCCTCATCAAGAGTCTGTTGATCGGCTATGTGGTGAGCAGCAATCCGAATGATAAGAGCCAAGTGCTGCGCATGATTTCTTCCGTGTTGGATTTCACACAAAGCGAGTCGGACAAGGTTGGCCTCAACAAGCAACAGTCAAGCTGGCTTGGCGCCATATTGGGTGGCAGTCCGGCTGCGCAAG GTGTGCACTCCAAAGACAATTTAGTGCAGGCTTTCGTGCAATTTCTCGAACAGGAATCCCAGCCCAATTCGGATGCCAGTAATATGCCCAACTTGCTAAATATCACACAGCAGAATATTCCGCCAACGGGCACACCCAACCAGCCGGCGCGTCGCATATCCACGTCCAGCAATAGCAGCTCGACAGCGACGGCTGTGAATGCTTCAGCGCCCATACCCATTCAGCCAATGATGTTGAATGAGTTTGCACCGACGCGCAATTCCAGCTCAATACTGAAGGATATTCTAAGCGATTCTTGA